The Vibrio pomeroyi genome window below encodes:
- a CDS encoding OmpA family protein: MKKQLITGSMLFSLLMSSSVMAQEKRYGASPQQSTWEMVANTPLECRLVHPIPNFGDAEFSSRASKKIILDFELKMRRPMGATRNVSLISMPPPWRPGESADRMTTIKFFQQFDGYVGGQTAWGILSELEKGRYPTFSYQEWQSRDQRIEVSLSSVLFQEKYNVFSDCVANLLPYSFEDISFTILHYDRNSDQLNKSSRKRLSQIADYVRYNQDIDLVLVATYTDSVDSKGISQNLSERRAESLREYFKSLGLPEDRIQVQGYGKRRPIADNNSPIGKDKNRRVVISLGRTQV, translated from the coding sequence ATGAAGAAACAACTCATAACAGGTTCAATGCTATTTTCGCTTCTTATGTCGTCATCGGTAATGGCACAAGAAAAGCGTTACGGAGCATCTCCTCAACAGTCGACGTGGGAGATGGTGGCTAACACGCCACTAGAATGTCGCTTAGTTCATCCAATCCCAAATTTTGGTGACGCTGAGTTTTCATCTCGTGCGAGTAAAAAAATCATTTTGGATTTTGAGCTTAAAATGCGCCGCCCAATGGGTGCGACTCGCAATGTTAGCTTGATTTCCATGCCACCACCTTGGCGTCCGGGCGAAAGTGCTGATCGCATGACAACCATTAAGTTCTTCCAACAATTTGATGGCTACGTAGGTGGACAAACCGCTTGGGGTATTTTGAGTGAGCTGGAGAAAGGGCGTTACCCGACATTCAGTTACCAAGAGTGGCAAAGCCGAGATCAACGTATCGAAGTGTCGTTGTCGTCGGTGTTGTTCCAAGAAAAATACAATGTGTTCAGTGATTGTGTTGCCAACTTACTGCCTTACAGCTTTGAAGATATCTCTTTCACTATCTTGCATTACGACCGCAACAGCGATCAGCTGAATAAGTCGTCACGTAAAAGGCTGAGCCAGATTGCTGATTATGTTCGCTACAACCAAGATATTGATCTTGTGCTGGTGGCAACGTACACCGACTCTGTCGACAGCAAAGGCATTAGCCAAAACCTTTCAGAGCGCAGAGCAGAATCGTTAAGAGAGTACTTTAAGTCTCTCGGTTTGCCAGAAGACCGTATTCAAGTACAAGGCTATGGTAAACGTCGTCCAATTGCCGACAACAACTCGCCAATTGGTAAAGACAAGAACCGTCGCGTTGTTATCTCATTGGGTAGAACGCAGGTTTAG
- a CDS encoding DsbA family protein, whose amino-acid sequence MNVKLHYVHDPMCSWCWGYKPTLELLKQQLPASIEFNYVVGGLAPDSDEPMSEEMKGKLQAIWKQIEVKLGTEFNHEFWTECKPVRSTYPACRAVIAAGFQDHYEAMLEAIQHAYYLRAMLPHSQETHLQLAEELGMNVQQFENDLSSKLLESELDDQLGFKEAMGVFSYPTLMLEVNGIFSEVELDYHSTEATLKSIREILVNNAPAA is encoded by the coding sequence ATGAACGTAAAACTTCATTATGTGCATGATCCAATGTGCAGCTGGTGTTGGGGATACAAGCCAACGCTTGAGTTATTGAAACAACAATTACCTGCGAGTATTGAGTTTAACTACGTAGTAGGTGGCTTGGCGCCGGATTCTGATGAGCCAATGTCAGAAGAGATGAAAGGCAAGCTGCAAGCGATCTGGAAGCAGATTGAAGTTAAGCTAGGTACCGAGTTTAACCACGAGTTTTGGACTGAGTGTAAGCCTGTTCGCAGCACTTACCCTGCGTGCCGTGCTGTAATTGCAGCAGGTTTTCAAGATCACTATGAAGCGATGCTGGAAGCGATTCAACACGCGTACTACCTTCGCGCGATGTTGCCACACAGCCAAGAAACGCATCTGCAGTTGGCTGAAGAACTAGGCATGAATGTACAACAGTTTGAAAATGACCTTTCTAGCAAGTTATTGGAAAGTGAATTAGATGACCAGTTAGGCTTTAAAGAAGCGATGGGTGTGTTTTCTTACCCAACATTAATGCTTGAAGTAAATGGCATTTTTAGTGAAGTTGAATTGGATTACCATTCAACGGAAGCGACGCTTAAATCTATTCGCGAAATTCTAGTGAATAACGCTCCCGCTGCATAA
- a CDS encoding Grx4 family monothiol glutaredoxin, translating to METIDKIKQQIEENTILLYMKGSPKLPSCGFSSQASQALMACGEKFAYVDILQNPDIRAELPAYAQWPTFPQLWVEGELIGGCDIILEMFQKGELQPIIKEAAAKVAGDDAE from the coding sequence ATGGAAACTATCGATAAAATCAAACAGCAAATTGAAGAAAACACTATTCTACTGTACATGAAAGGTTCTCCTAAGCTACCTAGCTGTGGTTTCTCTTCTCAAGCGTCTCAAGCTCTAATGGCATGTGGCGAGAAATTTGCTTATGTAGATATTCTACAAAACCCTGATATCCGTGCAGAGCTTCCAGCTTACGCACAATGGCCAACTTTCCCACAACTTTGGGTTGAAGGTGAGCTAATCGGTGGTTGTGACATCATTCTTGAGATGTTCCAAAAAGGCGAACTTCAGCCAATCATCAAAGAAGCAGCAGCTAAAGTTGCTGGTGATGACGCTGAGTAA
- a CDS encoding DUF2753 domain-containing protein has protein sequence MISEWEKHTLLADTALQLDDPVRSILHYQQALNLSEEITERTDIQADERLLISVISCHNLAQFWRWAGDTEYELKYLQLASEKVLTLIPQCPNTQCSSFIDSIGCCKKALIDFMKRHPNPKIASMVEKIDTATNCEMIARFRLN, from the coding sequence ATGATTAGCGAATGGGAAAAACACACGTTACTCGCCGATACGGCATTGCAGCTCGATGATCCTGTACGAAGTATTCTTCACTATCAGCAAGCATTGAACTTAAGCGAAGAAATTACAGAACGTACCGATATTCAGGCCGATGAACGCTTACTTATCTCAGTGATTTCTTGTCACAATCTTGCGCAATTCTGGCGCTGGGCTGGAGATACTGAATACGAGCTTAAGTACCTTCAACTGGCTTCAGAAAAAGTACTGACTCTGATCCCTCAGTGCCCTAACACGCAATGTTCTAGCTTTATCGATTCTATTGGCTGTTGTAAAAAAGCACTTATCGATTTCATGAAACGCCATCCCAACCCTAAAATCGCTTCTATGGTGGAAAAGATCGATACCGCGACCAACTGTGAAATGATTGCTCGCTTCCGCTTAAACTAA
- a CDS encoding SDR family oxidoreductase, with protein MEIKSSIILVTSAGSRLGGTIANHFVNLGATVILCDNDTEALQATYLQCARFSDSVYHYPLESHDNQAILSVFDFIQTTFNTTPDVLVNNWISSPMPSLIGDQPVSSFINDLSSMASTLFAFGQISAERLRDEKKEGVIVNVISHDDFHDVSGLESANSMITGFTHSWAKELTPFKIRVGGVVPAIHNADGKFNRCHWAQLQDELTRTAEYIISNDYFSGRVVAAEV; from the coding sequence ATGGAAATAAAAAGCTCAATCATATTGGTGACATCTGCCGGCTCGCGACTGGGAGGGACGATTGCGAACCACTTTGTAAACCTTGGAGCCACAGTCATCCTTTGTGATAACGATACCGAAGCTCTTCAGGCTACCTATTTACAGTGTGCTCGGTTCTCTGATTCTGTTTACCACTACCCGCTCGAAAGCCATGACAACCAAGCGATTCTCAGCGTATTTGATTTTATCCAAACCACTTTCAACACCACACCCGATGTATTGGTCAATAACTGGATAAGCTCACCGATGCCAAGCCTAATTGGTGATCAGCCCGTCAGCAGCTTTATTAATGATCTTTCTTCTATGGCATCGACCCTTTTCGCATTTGGTCAAATCAGTGCTGAGAGATTGCGAGATGAAAAGAAAGAAGGCGTGATTGTGAACGTGATATCTCATGATGATTTTCATGATGTATCTGGCTTAGAGAGCGCCAACTCCATGATCACCGGATTCACACACAGTTGGGCCAAAGAACTCACCCCATTTAAGATCCGTGTTGGCGGTGTCGTTCCCGCGATTCACAACGCCGATGGTAAGTTCAACCGTTGTCATTGGGCACAACTTCAAGACGAACTCACTAGAACCGCAGAGTACATTATCTCTAATGATTACTTCAGCGGGCGAGTTGTTGCGGCAGAGGTTTAG
- a CDS encoding cation-transporting P-type ATPase: MTSKWFTQQSSDVLNELNADQTTGLSNSEADARLEKHGTNELTAQESASAWELYIHQYKNPLIFILAVGAIVSWSTGHSIDAIAIAVIILINTGIAFWQEFKAQKGMEALKEMAAPEAEVMRDGKWISVPAKTLVPGDIIKINTGDILPADVRILESNRLTVDEAALTGESEPVNKQSERLEDETLGLGDQKNMGFMTTIVTTGTGLAVVTSTGMQTEVGHIADMMNQTEETKTPMQERMDTIALALLVVALVVVAIVCAIGVYHGMPWLEILTTGISLSVAAIPEGLPTVVTIVLTMGSTKMVKNNALAKQLAAIETLGSTTVICSDKTGTLTQNQMQVMKAYDVSGRYWDVSGKGFDPKGEFITKGHNVEATNSPAMMKGLVVATLCNDAEYVNADGKWTVRGNPTEGALIVAAAKAGLKQDEMLSTGGYSIVKKFPFDSGRKMASVIVRDPQGKHFLALKGAPDVVLGKSTSFMVDGGFVPTLGCGVSGNLALDTAPSQDLHLNFEEAIQTFGGDALRTLAVGFRELKEEELELDFPELEKDVSILGIYGIMDPPRPEVRDAVNSCYSAGVRTVMITGDHAVTAAAIAREIGIIRSEDDLVVTGTELDQMDDEKLLSICSQVAVFARVTPEHKLRIVKAQQENNEVASMTGDGVNDAPALRRADIGVAMGITGTSVAKDSGDLILLDDNFSTIVKAVRQGRQIFDNLRKFIRQALTANVGEVSVILFAFLLMGPDVVLPLTPLMILWVNLVSDGLPALALGVEPEEKDLMERKPGKRDQGFFSNGLGARILTRGLALGGLSFVTFSYALDGGYSAQYAQTVAFLTLIFAQLWSLFDARTFTTIYRKNPFTNHYLLGAVAVSAILSLSVVYTSFGQLVFSTEALEFDHLISLIFIAAIPTFVLSAIKEVTKVKFI, translated from the coding sequence ATGACGAGTAAATGGTTTACACAACAAAGTTCAGATGTTTTAAACGAACTGAACGCGGATCAAACTACAGGTTTATCAAATTCTGAAGCGGATGCACGCTTAGAGAAGCACGGTACCAACGAGCTGACAGCACAAGAGTCTGCGTCTGCATGGGAACTGTATATTCATCAATATAAAAACCCACTGATTTTTATTCTAGCTGTTGGTGCAATCGTTTCTTGGTCTACTGGCCACAGCATTGATGCTATCGCTATTGCAGTGATTATTCTTATTAACACTGGTATTGCATTCTGGCAGGAGTTTAAAGCTCAGAAAGGAATGGAAGCGCTAAAAGAAATGGCAGCTCCAGAAGCCGAAGTGATGCGAGATGGTAAATGGATCAGTGTTCCAGCGAAAACCCTCGTTCCTGGTGACATCATTAAAATTAATACTGGCGATATTCTGCCTGCTGATGTTCGTATTCTTGAGTCAAACCGTCTGACGGTCGATGAGGCAGCGTTGACCGGTGAATCTGAGCCTGTGAATAAGCAGTCTGAACGCCTTGAAGATGAGACTCTTGGTCTTGGCGATCAGAAGAACATGGGCTTCATGACAACAATAGTGACTACGGGTACAGGCCTTGCTGTTGTAACAAGCACAGGTATGCAAACTGAAGTTGGTCACATCGCTGATATGATGAACCAAACGGAAGAGACGAAAACACCAATGCAAGAGCGTATGGACACTATCGCACTCGCATTATTGGTTGTTGCTCTTGTGGTTGTTGCTATTGTTTGTGCTATCGGTGTTTACCACGGTATGCCATGGTTAGAAATTCTAACAACAGGTATCTCTTTGTCGGTTGCCGCTATTCCTGAAGGTTTGCCAACGGTGGTTACTATCGTATTAACGATGGGCTCGACTAAGATGGTTAAGAATAATGCATTGGCTAAACAGCTAGCAGCAATCGAAACGCTAGGTTCTACAACTGTTATCTGTTCAGATAAAACAGGTACGCTGACACAAAACCAAATGCAGGTAATGAAAGCGTACGATGTGTCTGGTCGTTACTGGGATGTGTCAGGTAAAGGTTTTGATCCAAAGGGTGAATTCATTACCAAAGGTCACAATGTCGAAGCGACAAACAGCCCTGCAATGATGAAAGGTCTTGTCGTTGCAACACTTTGTAATGATGCTGAATATGTAAATGCTGATGGTAAATGGACGGTTCGTGGCAACCCGACAGAAGGTGCACTAATTGTTGCAGCGGCAAAAGCTGGTCTTAAACAAGATGAAATGCTATCAACGGGTGGCTACTCAATCGTTAAGAAGTTCCCGTTCGATTCTGGTCGTAAGATGGCTTCTGTTATCGTTCGTGACCCACAAGGTAAGCACTTCCTAGCATTGAAAGGCGCGCCAGATGTTGTTCTTGGTAAATCAACTAGCTTCATGGTTGACGGTGGTTTCGTACCAACGCTTGGCTGTGGAGTATCAGGCAACTTGGCTCTCGATACTGCACCGTCTCAAGATCTTCATTTAAACTTTGAAGAGGCAATCCAAACCTTTGGTGGTGATGCTCTGCGTACACTTGCCGTTGGTTTCCGTGAATTAAAAGAGGAAGAGCTAGAGTTAGACTTCCCTGAGCTTGAAAAAGACGTCAGTATCCTGGGTATCTATGGCATCATGGATCCACCACGCCCAGAAGTGCGTGATGCAGTAAATAGCTGTTATAGCGCTGGTGTTCGTACGGTAATGATTACCGGTGACCACGCAGTTACGGCAGCAGCGATTGCTCGTGAAATCGGAATCATCCGTAGCGAAGATGATCTAGTGGTAACGGGTACTGAGCTTGATCAAATGGATGACGAGAAGCTGTTGTCTATCTGTTCTCAGGTTGCAGTATTTGCACGTGTTACTCCAGAGCACAAGCTGCGTATCGTAAAAGCGCAGCAAGAGAACAACGAAGTTGCCTCTATGACCGGTGACGGTGTGAACGATGCGCCAGCACTGCGTCGTGCAGACATTGGTGTTGCGATGGGTATTACAGGTACGTCTGTTGCGAAAGACTCAGGTGACCTTATCCTGTTGGATGATAACTTCAGTACTATCGTGAAGGCGGTACGTCAGGGTCGTCAAATTTTCGATAACCTACGTAAGTTTATCCGCCAAGCACTTACAGCGAACGTGGGTGAGGTTTCGGTAATCCTATTTGCATTCCTACTTATGGGACCAGATGTAGTACTTCCGCTAACTCCACTAATGATTTTATGGGTTAACCTCGTTTCTGATGGTCTACCAGCACTCGCACTCGGTGTTGAGCCAGAAGAGAAAGATCTCATGGAGCGTAAGCCTGGCAAACGTGACCAAGGCTTCTTCTCTAATGGTCTGGGCGCTCGTATCCTAACTCGTGGTCTCGCATTAGGTGGTCTAAGCTTTGTGACATTCTCTTACGCACTCGACGGTGGCTACAGTGCTCAATACGCACAAACCGTTGCGTTTTTAACACTGATCTTTGCTCAACTTTGGAGCTTGTTCGATGCACGTACGTTCACAACGATTTATCGTAAGAATCCGTTCACTAACCACTACCTACTCGGTGCGGTGGCAGTATCGGCTATCTTGTCTTTAAGCGTTGTTTACACAAGCTTCGGCCAGCTGGTATTCAGTACAGAAGCACTAGAGTTTGATCACTTAATATCGTTAATCTTCATTGCAGCAATACCAACATTTGTTCTATCTGCTATCAAGGAAGTGACTAAAGTGAAGTTTATCTAA
- the gloA gene encoding lactoylglutathione lyase, with amino-acid sequence MSNGRILHTMLRVGDLDKSIEFYTNVMGMQLLRKNENKEYEYTLAFVGFGDESQGAVIELTYNWGTTEYDLGSAFGHVAIGVDDIYTTCDAIKAAGGNVTREAGPVKGGSTHIAFVKDPDGYMIELIQNKQASAGLEG; translated from the coding sequence ATGTCAAACGGTCGTATTTTACACACCATGCTACGCGTGGGTGATCTAGACAAGTCTATCGAGTTCTACACTAATGTAATGGGCATGCAGCTATTACGTAAGAACGAAAACAAAGAGTACGAATACACACTGGCTTTCGTTGGCTTTGGTGACGAATCTCAAGGTGCTGTGATTGAACTAACGTACAACTGGGGCACGACTGAATATGACCTTGGCTCTGCTTTTGGTCACGTTGCTATCGGTGTTGATGACATCTACACAACGTGTGACGCGATTAAAGCAGCAGGTGGTAACGTGACTCGTGAAGCCGGCCCAGTAAAAGGCGGCTCTACGCACATCGCATTCGTTAAAGATCCTGACGGCTACATGATTGAGCTGATTCAGAACAAACAAGCAAGCGCAGGTCTAGAAGGTTAA
- a CDS encoding Na+/H+ antiporter family protein: MNPVVISVCIMLVLALMRVNVVVALTFSAIIGGVASGMSLNDAVAAFESGLGGGATIALSYAMLGTFAVAISRSGITDLLAQSVIKRIHGKENSAASTGLKYGILASLILVTMSSQNVIPVHIAFIPILIPPLLGVFAKMNLDRRLVACVLTFGLITPYMVLPIGFGGIFLNNILLKNLHDNGLENVVASQVPMAMLLPAAGMIFGLLTAVFFTYRKPRQYKETSHTIVSTETKEINKKHILVAAAGIVAALTVQLSTGSMIIGALAGFMVFTFGGVIAWKETQDVFTKGVHMMAMIGFIMIAAAGFAAVMKQTGGVESLVEALSTSIGDNKPLAALLMLIVGLLVTMGIGSSFSTIPILATIYVPLAAAFGFSPMATIALVGTAAALGDAGSPASDSTLGPTSGLNADGQHEHVWETVVPTFLHYNIPLIVFGWIAAMVL, translated from the coding sequence ATGAATCCTGTTGTAATTTCAGTTTGCATCATGCTTGTTTTAGCTTTGATGCGTGTAAACGTAGTCGTTGCTCTGACGTTCAGTGCAATTATCGGTGGCGTAGCCTCTGGTATGAGCTTGAACGACGCAGTCGCGGCTTTCGAAAGTGGATTAGGCGGCGGTGCAACGATTGCACTTAGCTACGCTATGCTTGGTACATTCGCTGTTGCTATCTCACGTTCTGGTATCACAGACCTACTTGCTCAAAGCGTTATCAAACGCATTCACGGCAAAGAGAACAGTGCAGCATCGACTGGTCTAAAATACGGCATCCTTGCGTCTTTGATCTTAGTGACCATGTCTTCGCAAAACGTGATTCCGGTACATATCGCCTTCATCCCAATCTTAATCCCACCTCTATTAGGCGTATTCGCAAAAATGAACCTAGACCGTCGTCTGGTTGCGTGTGTACTGACTTTTGGTCTGATTACGCCTTACATGGTTTTGCCGATTGGTTTTGGTGGCATCTTCCTAAACAACATCCTGCTAAAAAACCTTCACGACAATGGTCTTGAAAACGTAGTAGCAAGCCAAGTACCAATGGCGATGTTGTTACCCGCTGCAGGCATGATCTTCGGTCTTCTAACGGCAGTATTCTTTACTTACCGTAAGCCTCGTCAATACAAAGAAACATCTCACACGATTGTTTCAACTGAGACAAAAGAGATCAACAAGAAGCATATCCTAGTAGCGGCGGCAGGTATCGTTGCAGCACTAACGGTTCAATTGTCGACGGGTTCTATGATCATCGGTGCTCTTGCTGGTTTCATGGTATTCACCTTCGGTGGCGTAATCGCTTGGAAAGAGACACAAGATGTCTTCACCAAGGGCGTTCACATGATGGCAATGATCGGTTTCATCATGATTGCAGCGGCAGGTTTCGCAGCAGTAATGAAGCAAACTGGCGGCGTTGAATCTTTGGTTGAAGCGCTTTCAACCAGCATCGGTGATAACAAACCTCTAGCAGCACTACTTATGCTAATTGTTGGTCTACTGGTAACTATGGGTATTGGTTCTTCGTTCTCTACGATTCCAATCCTTGCAACTATCTACGTTCCACTAGCAGCAGCATTTGGTTTCTCACCAATGGCAACGATCGCTCTAGTAGGTACAGCTGCAGCGCTTGGTGATGCGGGCTCTCCTGCTTCTGACTCAACATTAGGTCCAACATCGGGTCTTAATGCTGATGGTCAACACGAGCACGTATGGGAAACCGTAGTACCGACGTTCCTACACTACAACATCCCACTGATCGTATTCGGTTGGATTGCAGCCATGGTTCTGTAA
- the rnt gene encoding ribonuclease T, whose product MTVENEALTLKKRFRGYFPVVIDVETAGFNAETDALLEICAITLKMDENGDLQPASTLHFHIEPFEGANIEQAALDFNGIKDPFSPLRGAVSEQEALKEIYKLVRKEQKASDCSRAIMVAHNATFDLNFVNAASERCKLKRVPFHPFATFDTAALSGLAYGQTVLAKACRTAGMEFDNKEAHSALYDTQKTTELFCGIVNKWKALGGWPLVDEE is encoded by the coding sequence ATGACTGTAGAAAACGAAGCTCTGACCCTAAAAAAACGCTTTCGCGGCTATTTTCCAGTGGTCATCGACGTGGAAACCGCAGGGTTTAACGCAGAAACCGATGCATTATTAGAAATCTGTGCCATTACATTAAAAATGGATGAGAACGGAGATCTGCAACCTGCATCAACGCTTCATTTTCACATTGAGCCTTTTGAAGGCGCAAATATAGAGCAGGCAGCATTAGACTTTAACGGAATTAAAGACCCATTTAGCCCATTACGTGGTGCTGTGTCGGAACAAGAAGCCCTTAAAGAAATCTACAAGCTAGTGAGAAAAGAACAAAAAGCTTCAGATTGCAGTCGTGCAATCATGGTCGCTCACAATGCTACATTCGATTTGAACTTCGTTAATGCGGCAAGTGAGCGTTGTAAGCTTAAACGCGTCCCGTTCCATCCATTTGCAACTTTTGACACTGCAGCTCTTAGTGGTCTTGCCTACGGTCAAACCGTTTTGGCTAAAGCTTGCCGCACTGCAGGGATGGAATTTGACAACAAAGAAGCACACTCTGCTTTGTATGATACGCAAAAAACCACAGAGTTATTTTGCGGCATAGTAAACAAATGGAAAGCCCTTGGTGGTTGGCCTCTTGTTGACGAAGAATAA
- the sodB gene encoding superoxide dismutase [Fe]: MAFELPALPYAKDALEPHISAETLDFHHGKHHNTYVVKLNGLIPGTEFEGKTLEEIVKTSTGGVFNNAAQIWNHTFYWHCLAPKAGGEPTGAVAEAINAAFGSFEEFKAKFTDSAINNFGSSWTWLVKKADGSLDIVNTSNAATPLTEEGVTPLLTVDLWEHAYYIDFRNVRPDYMAAFWNLVNWSFVEENLAK; this comes from the coding sequence ATGGCATTTGAACTACCGGCTCTTCCTTACGCGAAAGACGCACTAGAACCACACATCTCAGCAGAAACGCTAGATTTCCACCACGGTAAGCACCACAACACTTACGTTGTTAAGCTAAACGGTCTTATCCCAGGTACTGAGTTTGAAGGCAAAACACTAGAAGAGATCGTTAAGACTTCTACTGGTGGTGTTTTCAATAACGCAGCTCAAATCTGGAACCACACGTTCTACTGGCACTGTCTTGCTCCTAAAGCAGGCGGCGAACCAACTGGCGCTGTTGCAGAAGCTATCAACGCTGCATTCGGTTCTTTCGAAGAATTCAAAGCGAAATTCACTGATTCAGCAATCAACAACTTCGGTTCTTCTTGGACTTGGTTAGTTAAGAAAGCTGACGGTTCTCTAGACATCGTTAACACTTCTAACGCTGCTACTCCTCTAACAGAAGAAGGTGTTACTCCACTTCTAACTGTTGACCTATGGGAACACGCTTACTACATCGATTTCCGCAATGTTCGCCCTGACTACATGGCTGCATTCTGGAACCTAGTAAACTGGTCTTTCGTAGAAGAGAACCTAGCGAAGTAA